One Brassica napus cultivar Da-Ae chromosome C2, Da-Ae, whole genome shotgun sequence DNA window includes the following coding sequences:
- the LOC106381509 gene encoding 2-dehydro-3-deoxyphosphooctonate aldolase 1 — protein sequence MAATSPLYNQLKDAQPFFLLAGPNVIESEEHILRMAKHIKHIATKAGLPLVFKSSFDKANRTSSKSFRGPGIAEGLKILEKVKVAYDLPIVTDVHESIQCEEVGKVADIIQIPAFLCRQTDLLVAAAQTGKIINIKKGQFCAPSVMNNSAEKIRLAGNPNVMVCERGTMFGYNDLIVDPRNFEWMREANCPVVADITHALQQPAGKKLEGGGVASGGLRELIPCIARTAVAVGVDGIFMEVHDDPLSAPVDGPTQWPLRHLEELLEEIIAIARVTKGKQRFQIDLTPFRD from the exons ATGGCGGCAACATCACCACTCTACAATCAGCTCAAG GATGCTCAACCGTTCTTCTTGTTGGCTGGTCCAAATGTGATCGAATCCGAGGAGCATATCCTTCGAATGGCAAAGCACATCAAACACATTGCCACaaa AGCTGGGTTGCCTCTGGTTTTCAAGTCAAGTTTTGATAAGGCTAACAGAACTTCTTCTAAGTCCTTCCGAGGTCCTGGCATAGCTGAGGGTCTCAAG ATTCTTGAGAAGGTGAAAGTAGCATATGACCTACCAATAGTAACTGATGTTCATGAATCAATCCAG tgtGAAGAAGTTGGCAAGGTTGCAGATATAATTCAGATACCAGCATTCTTATGTCGCCAG ACAGATCTTCTGGTTGCGGCAGCCCAAACCGGAAAAATTATCAATATCAAGAAAGGACAGTTCTGTGCTCCTTCT GTAATGAATAATTCGGCAGAGAAGATCAGACTTGCTGGGAATCCAAATGTGATGGTTTGTGAAAGAGGAACCATGTTTGGATACA ATGATTTGATAGTAGATCCACGAAACTTTGAATGGATGAGGGAAGCTAATTGTCCTGTT GTTGCTGATATAACCCATGCACTACAGCAACCTGCAGGCAAAAAG TTGGAGGGTGGAGGTGTTGCTAGTGGAGGCCTACGTGAGTTGATACCCTGCATTGCAAGAACTGCTGTAGCAGTTGGTGTTGATGGAATTTTCATGGAG GTTCATGATGATCCTCTAAGTGCTCCAGTTGATGGTCCAACTCAATGG CCTTTGCGTCATTTAGAAGAACTCCTAGAGGAGATCATTGCCATTGCT